The following is a genomic window from bacterium.
AAGGCGAAGTTCGATCGGACGAAGCCGCACGTGAATGTGGGGACGATCGGGCACGTGGATCACGGGAAGACGACGCTGACGGCGGCGATCACGGGCGTGCTGGCGAGCATGGGGAAG
Proteins encoded in this region:
- a CDS encoding GTP-binding protein, yielding MAKAKFDRTKPHVNVGTIGHVDHGKTTLTAAITGVLASMGK